In Candidatus Eisenbacteria bacterium, the genomic window CCTGAGGTGGTGGGGAATCCCGGTCCGGCGTGGCCGGTCACATACGCGTATCCGGATGAATCGAGAGCGATGCCGCATCCGAAATCCGCGGCCGAGCCGCCCAGAAATGTCGAATACTGCAACGCGTCGGCCGCGAGCCGGATCCAGCAAACGAAGGCGTCTTCGTTTCCGTTGTGCGTCTCGTCGTAGGCCCCGGATGTGGTGGGGAAGTCCGTCGATTGCGTCATTCCAGTCACGTAGGCGTACCCGGAGCGAACGGCGATGTCGACGACTCTGTCGTAGCTGCTGCCCCCGAGGAACGTGGAGTACTCGAGCGAAGAGCCGTCGGCGGAAAACTTGGTGACAAAGCCTTCGTACCCCATCACGTCTGCCGTCGTATCGAACACTCCGGGGGTAATCGGAAAGTCCGTTGAGCGAGCCTGTCCGGCGACATAGGCGCAACGCCCGGCGTCGAGCGCGATGGCATATCCCATTTCCGGCCACGCGACGGGAACCGGATCATCCCCCCCCAGATACGTGGAATAGACAAGCGCGCCGCCCGAGGGATTCAACTTGGCGACAAAAACATCGTAGGTGCCGGCCAGAGAACGGTCATACGCCCCTGCGGTCGTTGGAAAATCGGAGGAAGCCGTGAGGCCCGTCAGATAGGCGTTCTTCTGATCGTCCACGGCGATCCCGCGCCCCCAGTCTTCCTTGTCTCCACCGAGATAGGTTCCATAGACGAGAAAGCTCCCGGTCGTGTCGATTTTGACGACGAAAGCGTCATAGGTGTATTCGGCCTGCGTCTCGTCATAAGCGCCCGCCGTCGTCGGGAAATCGCTGCTTTGTGTCGTCCCGACGATGTAGCTGAATCCGAGATGGTCGATGCAAACATCGTGAGCGACGTCCGAGTACTCGCCCCCGATAAACGTGCTCCATTCCAGATCCGAAACGCCCCTTCCTGTTCCGGCCTCACCCCCCGCCGCCTCCCATCGGAACGAACGGGGCGCTCCCGCCTCTGCCGTGCGCCGTTCCGTCAGCACGCCGATCGCGGTCTCCAGACGGATCGAGCCGTCGGCCGCGGAGACGACCCGGTCGGCGCCCTCATAACGGAAGTCCACCTGAGATGGATCGGCGCCTGAGACGGAACGAATCGCGCAAGCAAGAGCTCCCGCCTCATAGCGGAAGAGAAGATCGATGCCGGGCCAGAGATCCCGGTAAACGACCTCTCGATATGTCCGAACATCCGCCCGCCACTTCTCCGGGTCGTTCCCGAGGAAGTAGTTGAAGCGGGTCTCGGTCTCATGGCGTCCCGTCGGGAAAACGTCGGAGTTCGCGCCCTCGAATAAAACACGAAGCACACATCCCTCCGGCCCGGGGGCCGCCGCCTTGCAATCAAACACGATCCCTTCCGATGTGGCATAGATCTCACCACATGGATTGCGCAGGTAGAAACGGACCTCTTCATCCAGTTGCCCTTGATTTTCGATGAATCCGACGGCGACGGGTTGCTCTCCGGAGCCTTGGCCGGCGGCCAAACAGATTCCCGGCAGAAAGGCGACAACCAGCATCCATGCAAGAAGAGGAGATCGGCCCAGAGGAATGGGGGTTCTTCCGGTCATGACGACGTCTCCCGGCGTCGGCCGAATCCGCGGAGCCGTCTTGGCCGACGGTGTTGATTGTCCATAAATACGGGTGCGGCAAGAAGGCCCTGACCGGAGTTGCGTTGGGGCGAATCGAGTTGAAGAGGGACGGGTCAGGGGAATCCTATCACCCTTTTCACCGTCGCTTACAATAACACATTACAGTTTCATTGTCAAAGTGCGGGGACGCGCGTGGCGATAGCGGCGAGCGCCCACGCGGTCTCCCTGATTCAATCCGTCGTTAGCGGCGAAGCGGTCTTCTTTCGTGGGTGGTGGGACAAACAAACAACTGCGTCCGTGTCGGCCCGCCGGCCGGAAGAAAGGGCTTGCGGGTTCGAAGAGCCCCGTTTCGGTGCCGGATGGAATGATCGGGAAGGACGGATTCGGGAGGACGCATGCCATCGCCGGTTTCGTGATCAGCAACGCCTCCCCGGGCGACGCGGACGGATCTATTTGGAAAGACGACGGTACCTTTTGGGGTGACGGATGCTTCGCTGGGGGCGTGCGCTCCGTCGTACATGGTCATTGCCATGTGTTTTCGGGGCGGGCAGACTGGACCGAAAAGCCTCATCGCAATGATAGGCGTGTTCCATCTCGGCGGGTACCGGTTTGCCCAGCAGGCGTTCGATGTCCCGCAGGTAGGCCCGATCCTCGGCGCAGCAGAACGAAATGGCGTCGCCGTCCGCCCCCGCCCGAGCCGTGCGTCCGATACGGTGCACATAGGTCTCGGCTTCAACGGGCAGATCGTAGTTGATCACGTGCGTGATGTCGTCCACGTCCAGGCCTCGCGCCGCCACATCGGTGGCGACCAACACCCGGAAGCGGCCCTGCTTGAATCCTTCCAACGCCCTGGTCCGCGCGGCCTGGCTCTTGTTGCCGTGGATGGAAGCACCCTGAATTCCCGCCGAGTTCAGCTTTTTCAAAACGCGGTTCGCGATGTGCTTCATCTGGGTGAAAACGAGAACCTTATTGACCCGGGGATCGTTCAGCAGAGAGACGAGCAGCGCGTTTTTGTCCTTCTTTTCTACGAAGAGCACTTTCTGCGCGATGCGCTCCACGGCGGGCTGTCCGGGGGTGATGCTCACCCGTATCGGGTCGGGGACCATGGTGTATGCCAGCTCCTCGATTTTGGGGGCCATTGTGGCCGAAAAGAAAAGGGTCTGACGCTCGGCGGGAATGTGGGACAACACCCGCTTGATGTCGGGAATGAAGCCCATGTCGAGCATCCGGTCCACCTCGTCGAGAATGAAGACCTCCACCGCGTCCAAGTGGACGTAACCCTGCTGCATCAAATCGAGCAGCCGGCCGGGCGTGGCCACGAGAATATCCACTCCGCGGTTCAGAGCCTTGACCTGCTGAAACTGGTTTACACCTCCGATGATCACGGTGCTGCTTATGCGTAGAAAACGCCCATAGGTCCGGATGCTCTCACTGATCTGCGCCGCGAGTTCGCGGGTAGGAGTAAGAATGAGGGCCCGGGGGGTTCCCTTCTCGGGTCGCCGGTAGTCGCCTGCGAGGCGTTGCAGAAGCGGCAGGGTAAAGGCGGCGGTTTTCCCCGTGCCGGTTTGGGCGCTGCCCAGAAGATCCCGCCCGGCAAGCAGGTGCGGAATGCACTGTTCCTGTATGGGAGTGGGAACCTCGTATCCCGATGCGGCCACGGCCCGCTGAATCTCCGGTATCAGGTCGCTAAAAGCACCCGACCGAAACTGGGGATGGGATCCTTGGATCGGATGGTCCGTGCGCGGGAGCCGCGCGTGTGCGTTCTCTTTCATGTTTTCCTTGGTCCGGCGTTCTACGAATCTCTCTACCCGCCGGACGCGTGGAAAAGAAAGGACCGCAATTATCGCGGCAACTGATGATGGATAGCCCTCTTGGACTACAGAGGCTCGCTTTCTACGAAGCCTTCGCGAAAATGAGCATTCGTACTAATTATAGTGCATGAGGCCGGAAGCGCAAGTGAAAAAGCAGAAAGCGCATAGGCGGTTCCGTGCCGGGGACGCTCCCGTCCATTCCATCCGGAGCCGGGAATGGTGCCCCGGCGCCGGTTCACCGGATTGCAAGCCCATTCAAGAATCCCACTTGGGCGGCCACCGGGATCACGGGTCGAACCGACGCCCCTTCGCTTCGCGATCGGAGGTTTGATGGTATCGGCTTGCGAATGTTGGAGTTAACCGCCGCGGTGCGATCGCGGACCGCTCCTCTCCCGGAACCCGGAGACCCTGCTCCGGTCCGCTGCGAGCACGACGGCTGAATGTGGGTACATAAAAATGATACTATAATGAAGACGGTTCTCCGAGAAGCCGGTCTGAAGTGCGCTTTGCCGGAGGAATCCCCCATGCCCCCTGTTCCCTTGCCGTCGCGGTCTCGCTTCCGCGCGATTGCGGCGACCCTCGTCGCTCTTCTCTTCCTGGTTCCGGCCCTCTCTTTCGCCGTGGACCCCGCCGGTGGATTCGGCGGAGGGCCGATCGCGGGTGCGATCACCATCACGGTGATCGACGAACTGACCGGGCTCCCCCTGGAGGATGCCTACGTGCAGGTGGGGCCCGCGCCTTCCCTGCCGTTCATCGGAAACACGGGGCGGACCGACACGAATGGATCGATCACGTTTGTCTCACCCGATCTCGCCGGGCCGGTGACCGTCACCGCCGGCAAGGAGGGGCACTCCTACTCGACGGCGGTGGACGTGGACGCATCGGTCGTGGTTCTCCCGGTCCGGCCCATCGGCGCTTCCTACGATCGACCGACCTATTCGGGAGAAATCACTTCCGGTTTCGACATCGTCTGGAACGACGGCAAGTGGGACGCGGCGGTCGTTTGGCACACGATTCCGATCCGGGGGCTTCTGCCCATGATCGACGACCTGATGTCGGGTAGTCTCTCGCGGCTTTCGCCCTTGGTGATCGAGAACTTCCCCCTCGTCGGTGAAGCGGACATCCCCGGCGCGGTCTACGTGCCTTTCCAAATCGACCTCCTGCTCTACCCGCTCGAGAGGACCCCCTACGTCATCTTCGTCGAGGACGAAGGGCCCACCGATCTGTGGGCGATATACGGCCGGATCAGCGTCGTCACCGTGCTCGCCGAACTCGTCAAACCGGAGCCCGATCTCTTTAATCTGATCCTCGGTTTCGACATTCGCCGGTACGGTCTCGAGGAAGAGATTCAGGTGGACGGCTCCGGAACTCAGGACTTCGATCTCACCATCGAGCGGGGGGCGGATGTGTGGATTCCGGTCGAGGGGGGCGTTCCGGGGGTGGAGGTGCTCGTCGCGGGCGTGGCCGACCTGGACGGTCTCGCGGGAGACGGCCGGCTCTTCCCGAGCGGCTTCGCGGCCGTGCCGGGGGACAGCCAGGCCGTGCTCGGTATTCCGACTCTCGGCGCGGGAGTGCCGGGAAACCCGGACTACATCTTCGGCGTGGTCATGACCGACACGAACGAAGTGCTCGGCAACAGCGCCGTGCTCGTGCGTGCGGGGCTCGCGCCGGGCGACACGGCGTCGACTCCCGAGTTTCTCGAGTTCTCCACGATAACCGCGGCCGACTCGCTGATCGCCTGGTCGTCCATGGCGAATGTGGAGTCGGGTTTGTTCCCCGACGTCCATGAGATGCGTATCTCCTATGTCCGTTCCGTGGAGGACACGTCACCCCAGGCGGAGCCCGGCGACACCATCGACATCGCCGAGGTTTTGTGGACGTTCCACGCGGACGGCGCGGCGACGGGGGTCTCGATCCCCCTGCTCGGCGCGGACGCCCCGGAGGTGTTCATCGATACGGACCTTACCCCCGACGAGGACCGGCACGACGCGTCGATCACCGGATTCCTGATCGGCGGAGCGCCGTGCGGCTTCGACTTCGACGACTGGGATCTCGCGGACCGGAGCCGGTACGGCACGCACTTCGCGGGGAACGTGACGAAGGACATTCCTCTACCGGTCTCGCCGTTCACGTCGGTCGCCGGGCCGAATGGCGACGAGGCCGCCCGCCCGCCTCTCCTCGGGCTCCCCTCGCCGAATCCGTTTCGCAAAGAGACGACAATCCGTTTTTGTGCGTCCAAGCCCGGGATCAGGCCGCACCTCGCCGTTTACAATGTTTTGGGAAGGAGGGTGAGAGAGCTCACGTGCGGAATCGACCGCGGCAGCCTCACCGCGACTTGGGACGGCCGGGACGACACGGGCCGCGCCGTGCCCTCCGGTATCTACCTGATTCGGATGAGAACGGAAGGGGAGACCATCACTCGGAAAGTCGTGAAGACGAAGTAGGGAAGGTAAGGCATCGAAGGATCGATGCAACCCGCTGATTCCGGAAGAAGGTTAATAGGAGCGAGGGGGCACCGGGGCGATTCGCGCCGGTCCTATCGGAGAACGATCGCCTTCCTTCGACCGACGACCCGGCCGTTCGCCTGGAGGCGCATGAGATAGACGCCGCTGCCGACCTTCTCGCCCCTTCGGTCGCGGCCGTCCCAGATCACGGTGTGGCGGCCGGTGGAGCGATTCGACGCGTGGAGGGAACGGACCTCCCGGCCGGCGAGGTCGAAGACGCCCAGGCATACGTCGGAAGGGGATCGGAGAAGGAAGGAAACGGCGGTCTCGTTCGTGAAGGGATTCGGCAGCGCGTCGAGCCGGTCGTTCGACCACGGAGCGGCGTCCGCGACGCCCACGGAAACACACACCGAGCACCCATCCTCGAATTCACGGTAGCAGAGCAGGGACGATTCCCCGCCGTCATCGACGGTCATGAAAAGTGAACGCGAGCCGGCGAAACAGTCGTCCGCGGAAACAACGGCGATCCCCTCGTTGTTCTGGCTGCTCGGTCCCGAGAACCGCCGGAGGGCGGTGAGTTCCCTGCGGCTTTCCCCGAGAACCTCCGACGATGCCAGATCGAAGACGGACAACACGTCGAATCCCGCGTCGTGCCAGGCGTACAGCTCACCGGTGGAGCGGTCGAACTCCAGCGCCGCGGTTTCCGAATATCCCGTCCCGTACTCGCCCACGAAAGTGAAACCGCCGGCAAGGCGGTCGAGATCGAAAACGAAAACGTTCCCTCCGTTTTGGTGAGCCACGAACATCAGCCCGCCCATGCCGCCGCCGCTCACTCGGGGGAGACCGTCCGCGTCCACGAAACCGGCCGCCGCGAGGCACGAGTCGGGGACGAAAGTGATCCCTTCCGCGCCCGATCCTCCGGACAAGGGGAGGTAGGAGCTCGTGTTCCAATCGTTCGTGAGGACCGCCGCGCCGTAGGTGGATACGTCGTACTCTTTGATTCGTTCCTCTCCCTCGACGATCGCATAGATCACGTCTTCCTCGAAGTCCGCCTGAGTGACTCCCTCGAAGTCGCCGAAACCGGTCCACTCCCCCCGGTTCCCGTCGCGGGAATCGACTTCATACCCGCCGCTTCCGTCTTCCACGATCGCCCAGAGTTTCGAGGCGCTCCCTCCTGGCCCGTTCCGGCAAACCCAGAGGGTTCTCGTGACGGGATTCCAGACCGCGCCGCTCAGGTCGTTGTAAAAATCGTTGACGCCGGGTCCTTCGATCTCCGTGAGATTGATCGCCGAGGAGAGGGGTTCCGCCGGCCATGGATCGAGCGCGGAGGCGTTCGTCCCGGCAAGGAGAGCCAGCACGATACCCGTGAGCCAAAGGAATGATCGGGTGGAAGAGTGCCGCAACGCCCGTCCTCCATGGGGGGAGCCGGAGAGCCGCCGCCCGGGGGAGCGGGTGCTTGGGGCGGCGATCGCCCCTCAATTATACCATTTCCGGAAGGGGCGATCGGCCGTCAAAAGGGCCGT contains:
- a CDS encoding DEAD/DEAH box helicase; this encodes MKENAHARLPRTDHPIQGSHPQFRSGAFSDLIPEIQRAVAASGYEVPTPIQEQCIPHLLAGRDLLGSAQTGTGKTAAFTLPLLQRLAGDYRRPEKGTPRALILTPTRELAAQISESIRTYGRFLRISSTVIIGGVNQFQQVKALNRGVDILVATPGRLLDLMQQGYVHLDAVEVFILDEVDRMLDMGFIPDIKRVLSHIPAERQTLFFSATMAPKIEELAYTMVPDPIRVSITPGQPAVERIAQKVLFVEKKDKNALLVSLLNDPRVNKVLVFTQMKHIANRVLKKLNSAGIQGASIHGNKSQAARTRALEGFKQGRFRVLVATDVAARGLDVDDITHVINYDLPVEAETYVHRIGRTARAGADGDAISFCCAEDRAYLRDIERLLGKPVPAEMEHAYHCDEAFRSSLPAPKTHGNDHVRRSARPQRSIRHPKRYRRLSK
- a CDS encoding T9SS type A sorting domain-containing protein; its protein translation is MPPVPLPSRSRFRAIAATLVALLFLVPALSFAVDPAGGFGGGPIAGAITITVIDELTGLPLEDAYVQVGPAPSLPFIGNTGRTDTNGSITFVSPDLAGPVTVTAGKEGHSYSTAVDVDASVVVLPVRPIGASYDRPTYSGEITSGFDIVWNDGKWDAAVVWHTIPIRGLLPMIDDLMSGSLSRLSPLVIENFPLVGEADIPGAVYVPFQIDLLLYPLERTPYVIFVEDEGPTDLWAIYGRISVVTVLAELVKPEPDLFNLILGFDIRRYGLEEEIQVDGSGTQDFDLTIERGADVWIPVEGGVPGVEVLVAGVADLDGLAGDGRLFPSGFAAVPGDSQAVLGIPTLGAGVPGNPDYIFGVVMTDTNEVLGNSAVLVRAGLAPGDTASTPEFLEFSTITAADSLIAWSSMANVESGLFPDVHEMRISYVRSVEDTSPQAEPGDTIDIAEVLWTFHADGAATGVSIPLLGADAPEVFIDTDLTPDEDRHDASITGFLIGGAPCGFDFDDWDLADRSRYGTHFAGNVTKDIPLPVSPFTSVAGPNGDEAARPPLLGLPSPNPFRKETTIRFCASKPGIRPHLAVYNVLGRRVRELTCGIDRGSLTATWDGRDDTGRAVPSGIYLIRMRTEGETITRKVVKTK
- a CDS encoding T9SS type A sorting domain-containing protein, encoding MRHSSTRSFLWLTGIVLALLAGTNASALDPWPAEPLSSAINLTEIEGPGVNDFYNDLSGAVWNPVTRTLWVCRNGPGGSASKLWAIVEDGSGGYEVDSRDGNRGEWTGFGDFEGVTQADFEEDVIYAIVEGEERIKEYDVSTYGAAVLTNDWNTSSYLPLSGGSGAEGITFVPDSCLAAAGFVDADGLPRVSGGGMGGLMFVAHQNGGNVFVFDLDRLAGGFTFVGEYGTGYSETAALEFDRSTGELYAWHDAGFDVLSVFDLASSEVLGESRRELTALRRFSGPSSQNNEGIAVVSADDCFAGSRSLFMTVDDGGESSLLCYREFEDGCSVCVSVGVADAAPWSNDRLDALPNPFTNETAVSFLLRSPSDVCLGVFDLAGREVRSLHASNRSTGRHTVIWDGRDRRGEKVGSGVYLMRLQANGRVVGRRKAIVLR